The Streptomyces aurantiacus genome includes a region encoding these proteins:
- a CDS encoding SCO4402 family protein — protein sequence MTVQGSENSSRRGRRSSTMGGMPLNDMPWWRWRSNVRSALHMLSDTDFQRGIWLAGADGYGDVTDAVYRLVEDTWLDNWSAEKYVGTIFRDSQEAALVDSAVLRVLRIMHQVGPDAAVSVYLDHQGWPEAVRAARDAHVRMAVSDGEDPDAPPRTLEVLRIMTRSA from the coding sequence GTGACCGTGCAAGGTTCGGAGAACTCTTCCCGTCGCGGGCGTCGCTCATCCACCATGGGCGGCATGCCACTGAACGACATGCCGTGGTGGCGCTGGCGCAGCAATGTGCGCTCCGCGCTGCACATGCTCTCCGACACCGACTTCCAGCGGGGTATATGGCTCGCGGGGGCCGACGGGTACGGGGATGTGACCGACGCCGTCTACCGCCTCGTCGAGGACACCTGGCTGGACAACTGGTCCGCCGAGAAATACGTCGGGACGATCTTCCGGGACTCGCAGGAGGCGGCGCTCGTCGACTCCGCCGTGCTGCGGGTGCTGCGGATCATGCACCAGGTCGGTCCCGACGCCGCCGTCTCCGTCTATCTCGATCACCAGGGCTGGCCGGAGGCCGTGCGGGCCGCCCGGGACGCGCACGTGCGGATGGCCGTGAGCGACGGGGAGGACCCCGACGCCCCGCCGCGCACTCTCGAGGTGCTGCGGATCATGACGCGGTCGGCCTGA
- a CDS encoding ABC transporter ATP-binding protein → MTEGVRVGAVAVRVQGLWKRFGEQVAVAGIDLELPAGQFIGLVGPNGAGKTTTLSMVTGLLRPDQGTVEVVGHDVWRDPTEVKARIGVLPEGLRLFERLSGRELLAYTGRLRGLPGTEVDKRATQLLDVLDLAGAQHKLVVDYSTGMRKKIGLAAALLHNPEVLFLDEPFEGVDPVSAQTIRGVLERYTASGATVVFSSHVMELVESLCDWVAVMVAGRIRAHGPLAEVRGEAPSLQQAFLELVGANGRDTGSDLDWLGGGAR, encoded by the coding sequence ATGACCGAGGGAGTGCGGGTGGGTGCGGTTGCCGTGCGGGTGCAGGGGCTCTGGAAGCGGTTCGGGGAGCAGGTGGCCGTCGCCGGGATCGATCTGGAGTTGCCCGCGGGGCAGTTCATCGGTCTCGTCGGGCCGAACGGTGCCGGGAAGACCACCACGCTGTCGATGGTGACCGGGCTGCTGCGGCCCGACCAGGGGACCGTGGAGGTCGTCGGGCACGACGTGTGGCGCGACCCCACCGAGGTCAAGGCCCGCATCGGGGTGCTGCCCGAGGGGCTGCGGCTCTTCGAGCGGCTCTCGGGGCGTGAACTGCTCGCGTACACGGGCCGCCTGCGCGGGCTGCCCGGCACGGAGGTCGACAAGCGGGCCACGCAGCTGCTCGACGTGCTCGACCTCGCCGGGGCCCAGCACAAGCTGGTCGTCGACTACTCGACGGGCATGCGCAAGAAGATCGGCCTGGCCGCCGCACTGCTCCACAACCCCGAAGTGCTGTTCCTCGACGAGCCTTTCGAGGGCGTCGACCCGGTCTCCGCGCAGACGATCCGCGGAGTGCTGGAGCGCTACACCGCGTCCGGGGCGACCGTCGTCTTCTCCTCCCACGTGATGGAGCTCGTCGAGTCGCTCTGCGACTGGGTCGCCGTGATGGTCGCGGGCCGCATCCGCGCCCACGGCCCGCTCGCCGAGGTGCGGGGCGAGGCGCCCTCCCTCCAGCAGGCCTTCCTCGAACTCGTCGGCGCGAACGGCCGCGACACCGGGTCCGACCTCGACTGGCTGGGCGGCGGGGCACGATGA
- a CDS encoding bifunctional DNA primase/polymerase, giving the protein MEETIAGTETAQIPQQRGESLQDTAVRYAEERHWDVFPGTWLEAVDGVQRCSCGEPSCAVPGAHPAREDWATLATGSATVARRLWAKQPVASILLPTGRTFDAIDVPETSGFLALARMRRMELTLGPVTCTPDRRMQFFVLPGAAAKVPDLVRKLGWPLASLDLEVFGEGTYVAAPPTRFGARGAVQWACRPTPANRWLPDAEELISPLAYACGRDARR; this is encoded by the coding sequence GTGGAAGAGACGATCGCAGGCACCGAGACCGCCCAGATCCCCCAGCAGCGCGGCGAGTCGCTGCAGGACACAGCCGTGCGCTATGCCGAGGAGCGCCATTGGGACGTGTTCCCCGGCACGTGGCTGGAAGCCGTCGACGGGGTACAGCGCTGCTCGTGCGGTGAGCCCTCGTGCGCCGTACCCGGCGCGCACCCGGCGCGTGAGGACTGGGCGACCCTGGCCACCGGCAGTGCGACCGTCGCCCGGCGGCTGTGGGCGAAGCAGCCCGTGGCGTCGATCCTCCTGCCGACGGGTCGCACGTTCGACGCGATCGACGTCCCCGAGACCTCGGGTTTTCTGGCGCTCGCGCGGATGCGGCGGATGGAGCTGACGCTCGGGCCCGTCACCTGTACTCCGGACCGGCGGATGCAGTTCTTCGTGCTGCCGGGTGCCGCCGCGAAGGTGCCGGATCTCGTGCGCAAGCTCGGGTGGCCGCTCGCCTCCCTCGATCTGGAGGTCTTCGGGGAGGGCACGTACGTGGCCGCGCCGCCCACCCGGTTCGGGGCACGGGGTGCCGTGCAGTGGGCCTGCCGGCCGACCCCCGCGAACCGGTGGCTGCCGGACGCGGAGGAGCTGATCTCGCCCCTCGCCTACGCCTGCGGGCGGGACGCCCGCCGGTAG
- a CDS encoding transporter, translating to MTTGAPSVTSAASTVSTASAASVTSVVVRLKVSLLRNGLRQSAGRRAAYVASLVLVLLFAALQLIGLIILRGNAHAMNVTVLLTAVLALGWAVMPLFFPGGDETLDPTRLVMLPLRPRPLVRALLVASLVGIGPLFTLCMLVGSVVATAHGVAAYVTGVVAVPLALLVCVALARAVATANLRLLTSRKGRDLAVLSGLVIAVGAQVVNFGAQKLGASGLSTLDPAADVLRWLPPASALGAVDSVSEGSYAVGVAQLALSGVLLAALLGYWQRSLTQLMTSPDGSTLQAAEPVRDRAGRSSGLGRLLPAGRTGTVMERSLRYVWRDPKTKAAWVTSLAIGLIVPLFNALQGTGSIYFACFAAGMLGIQMYNQFGQDTSAFWMVAMTISSPRDAYVELRGRALALLVITLPYAALVTVLTTALLGDWPALPEVLGLSFALLGAMLATGAWSSARFPYSIPQEGYKSVAPGQAGLAWISIFGGMVAAALLCAPVIALTIWLNVSAGGENWTWLLLPLGTGYGALITLVGLRLAAPRTAKRLPEILAAVSKG from the coding sequence ATGACCACCGGTGCCCCGTCCGTGACCTCCGCGGCTTCCACCGTTTCCACGGCTTCCGCTGCCTCCGTCACCTCCGTCGTCGTGCGGCTGAAGGTGTCCCTGCTGCGCAACGGCCTGCGGCAGTCGGCCGGTCGGCGGGCGGCGTACGTGGCGTCGCTCGTCCTCGTCCTGCTCTTCGCCGCTCTCCAGCTGATCGGCCTGATCATCCTGCGCGGCAACGCGCACGCGATGAACGTCACGGTGCTGCTCACGGCCGTGCTGGCGCTCGGCTGGGCCGTGATGCCGCTGTTCTTCCCCGGCGGCGACGAGACCCTCGACCCCACGCGCCTGGTGATGCTGCCACTGCGTCCACGCCCTCTCGTCCGGGCGCTGCTGGTCGCCTCGCTGGTCGGTATAGGGCCGCTGTTCACGCTGTGCATGCTCGTCGGCTCGGTCGTCGCGACGGCGCACGGAGTGGCGGCGTACGTCACCGGCGTCGTGGCCGTCCCCCTGGCGCTCCTCGTCTGCGTGGCCCTCGCGCGGGCCGTCGCGACCGCCAACCTCCGGCTGCTGACCAGCCGCAAGGGGCGCGACCTGGCTGTGCTGAGCGGTCTGGTGATCGCCGTGGGCGCCCAGGTCGTCAACTTCGGGGCGCAGAAGCTCGGCGCGTCGGGCCTGTCCACGCTGGATCCGGCGGCGGACGTCCTGCGGTGGCTGCCTCCGGCGTCCGCGCTCGGCGCGGTGGACTCCGTCAGCGAGGGCTCGTACGCCGTCGGTGTCGCCCAGCTCGCGCTGAGCGGTGTGCTGCTGGCGGCGTTGCTCGGCTACTGGCAGCGGAGTCTCACCCAACTGATGACCTCGCCCGACGGCTCGACACTGCAGGCCGCCGAGCCGGTACGGGACAGGGCGGGGCGCTCCTCCGGGCTCGGCCGGCTGCTGCCCGCGGGGCGCACGGGCACGGTCATGGAGCGCAGCCTGCGGTACGTGTGGCGGGACCCGAAGACGAAGGCCGCGTGGGTGACGTCACTGGCGATCGGCCTGATCGTGCCGCTGTTCAACGCGTTGCAGGGCACCGGCTCGATCTACTTCGCGTGCTTCGCGGCGGGAATGCTCGGCATCCAGATGTACAACCAGTTCGGGCAGGACACGTCCGCGTTCTGGATGGTCGCGATGACGATCTCCTCGCCCCGGGACGCGTACGTCGAGCTGCGCGGGCGGGCCCTGGCCCTCCTGGTGATCACGCTTCCGTACGCGGCGCTCGTGACGGTCCTGACGACGGCGCTGCTCGGCGACTGGCCCGCCCTGCCCGAGGTGCTCGGTCTCTCCTTCGCGCTGCTCGGCGCGATGCTGGCGACCGGGGCCTGGTCCTCCGCCCGCTTCCCGTACTCGATCCCGCAGGAGGGCTACAAGAGCGTGGCTCCCGGGCAGGCGGGGCTGGCCTGGATCTCCATCTTCGGCGGCATGGTCGCGGCCGCACTGCTGTGCGCACCCGTCATCGCCCTCACCATCTGGCTGAACGTCTCGGCGGGCGGGGAGAACTGGACGTGGCTGCTGCTGCCGCTGGGCACCGGTTACGGCGCGCTGATCACCCTGGTGGGCCTGCGTCTCGCCGCCCCGCGGACGGCGAAGCGGCTACCGGAGATCCTCGCGGCGGTCAGCAAGGGCTGA
- a CDS encoding metal-dependent transcriptional regulator, whose translation MSGLIDTTEMYLRTILELEEEGVVPMRARIAERLDQSGPTVSQTVARMERDGLVAVASDRHLELTEEGRRLATRVMRKHRLAECLLVDVIGLEWEQVHAEACRWEHVMSEAVERRVLELLRHPTESPYGNPIPGLEELGEKDGADPFLDAGMVSLADLDPGLDGKTVVVRRIGEPIQTDAQLMYTLRRAGVQPGSVVSVTESAGGVLVGSGGEAAELESDVASHVFVAKR comes from the coding sequence ATGTCCGGACTGATCGACACCACGGAGATGTATCTCCGCACCATCCTCGAGCTGGAGGAGGAAGGTGTGGTCCCCATGCGCGCCCGGATCGCCGAGCGGCTCGACCAGAGCGGACCGACCGTCAGCCAGACCGTGGCGCGCATGGAGCGCGACGGTCTCGTGGCGGTCGCCAGCGACCGGCACCTCGAGCTCACGGAGGAGGGCCGCCGGCTGGCCACGCGCGTGATGCGCAAGCACCGCCTCGCCGAGTGTCTGCTCGTCGACGTGATCGGTCTCGAGTGGGAGCAGGTGCACGCGGAGGCGTGCCGCTGGGAGCACGTGATGAGCGAGGCGGTCGAGCGGCGGGTGCTGGAGCTGCTGCGCCACCCGACCGAGTCGCCGTACGGGAACCCGATCCCGGGCCTGGAGGAGCTGGGCGAGAAGGACGGGGCGGATCCGTTCCTGGACGCGGGCATGGTCTCGCTGGCCGACCTCGACCCCGGGCTCGACGGCAAGACGGTCGTCGTCCGCCGCATCGGCGAGCCGATCCAGACGGACGCGCAGTTGATGTACACGCTGCGGCGGGCGGGCGTGCAGCCCGGGTCCGTGGTCAGTGTGACGGAGTCCGCGGGTGGGGTGCTGGTCGGCAGTGGCGGCGAGGCCGCGGAGCTGGAGTCGGACGTCGCGTCGCACGTCTTCGTCGCGAAGCGGTAG
- a CDS encoding ABC transporter substrate-binding protein, with translation MTGRRRTRTFLPARPRPAKARVLSAVALAACASIAVGCGVVPGTTGGSGGDTLTVMTWAPEKTKTTNKPGMPAMARAYARWVNSHGGINGRRLEVLTCNDHNDTVAAASCARRAVEEDVVAVVGSYSQHARSFFSPLEAAGIPYLGGYGVTDDEFTSPLSYPVNGGQPSLLAGLGQQLARTCGPVTLVRPDTVAGDELPVLLDSGLTSGGHAASVDQRAAEDASEYAGHAQRALRRVSANPLEEGCVVPALGDRTDTFMDSFRRAREDYPTVHTASVLGSVDQSMIDATGRMYEGSYVTGWYPASSDKRWKPMREVIREEAFGDNRIDVADPGVQTTWVAYTALRKAVESLGDGEVSSRTLRRTLDEGLRIDTGGLTPTLSWSFQDLIGASGFPRLVNSDVTFQVVREGQLVTERKGFVNVSKVLENTEAS, from the coding sequence ATGACCGGTCGGCGACGCACCCGCACCTTCCTCCCCGCCCGCCCACGTCCCGCGAAGGCCAGAGTGCTGTCCGCGGTCGCGCTGGCGGCGTGTGCGTCGATAGCCGTCGGGTGCGGTGTCGTCCCCGGAACCACGGGGGGCTCCGGGGGCGACACCCTGACCGTCATGACGTGGGCGCCGGAGAAGACCAAGACGACCAACAAGCCCGGAATGCCCGCCATGGCACGTGCCTACGCGCGCTGGGTCAACTCCCACGGCGGCATCAACGGCCGCCGGCTCGAGGTCCTCACCTGCAACGACCACAACGACACGGTGGCCGCCGCGAGCTGTGCCCGCCGCGCGGTCGAGGAGGACGTCGTCGCGGTCGTCGGTTCCTACAGCCAGCACGCCCGCTCCTTCTTCTCCCCGCTGGAGGCGGCCGGCATCCCGTATCTGGGTGGGTACGGCGTCACGGACGACGAGTTCACCAGCCCGCTCTCCTACCCCGTCAACGGCGGCCAGCCCTCCCTGCTGGCCGGCCTCGGCCAGCAGCTCGCGAGGACCTGCGGCCCGGTCACGCTCGTACGCCCCGACACCGTCGCCGGCGACGAGCTGCCCGTGCTGCTCGACTCCGGGCTGACCTCGGGCGGTCACGCGGCCTCCGTCGACCAGCGGGCCGCCGAGGACGCCTCCGAGTACGCGGGGCACGCCCAGCGGGCCCTGCGGCGGGTGTCGGCGAATCCGCTGGAGGAGGGGTGTGTGGTGCCCGCGCTCGGCGACCGCACCGACACCTTCATGGACTCGTTCCGGCGGGCCCGCGAGGACTATCCGACGGTGCACACCGCTTCGGTGCTGGGCAGCGTCGACCAGTCGATGATCGACGCGACAGGCCGTATGTACGAGGGCTCGTACGTCACCGGCTGGTATCCGGCGTCGAGCGACAAGCGGTGGAAGCCGATGCGCGAGGTCATCCGGGAGGAGGCCTTCGGCGACAACCGGATCGACGTGGCCGACCCCGGCGTGCAGACGACGTGGGTCGCGTACACCGCGCTGCGGAAGGCCGTCGAGTCGCTCGGCGACGGCGAGGTGTCCTCACGGACGCTGCGGCGCACGCTCGACGAGGGGCTGAGGATCGACACGGGCGGTCTGACGCCGACCCTGAGCTGGAGCTTCCAGGACCTGATCGGGGCGAGCGGCTTCCCGCGGCTGGTGAACTCGGACGTGACGTTCCAGGTGGTGCGCGAAGGCCAGCTGGTCACGGAGCGCAAGGGCTTCGTGAACGTGTCGAAGGTACTGGAGAACACCGAGGCGTCCTGA
- a CDS encoding transcriptional regulator yields the protein MAARPLVARQPNERLQALIQEAGCSNAGLARRVNMCGAEHGLDLRYDKTSVARWLRGQQPRGRAPAIIAEALGRKLGRTVTIDEIGMANGKNLASGVGLQFSPTVLGAIEQVCELWRSDVGRRDFLSGSSVAASALVEPSRDWLISSPDAQVSRSAGPRVGQSDVAAVSAMTQALVDLDHQYGSGHVRPVVVHYLNSVVSGLLAGSYREAVGRELFAAVARLTELAGYMAVDTGQPGLAQRYYIQALRLAQAAGDRGYGGYVLAASMSHLAAQLGNPREIAQLARAAQEGARGRVTPRAESMFHAAEARGHALMGDARSAQAASGRAVSALEQADPEAGDDPRWIAHFDEAYLADELAHCHRDLGQAEAAARCAEESLAGHPESRARRRAIGYVLLATAQVQKREVEQACHTGLRAVELLGTLRSNRGAEYLDDLQQRLDPYRDEPVVREFGARMDLQAAA from the coding sequence ATGGCCGCAAGGCCTCTCGTCGCGCGACAGCCGAACGAACGACTGCAGGCGCTCATCCAGGAAGCGGGCTGCTCCAACGCCGGTCTGGCCCGCCGGGTCAACATGTGCGGCGCGGAGCACGGGCTCGATCTGCGGTACGACAAGACGTCCGTGGCGCGCTGGCTGCGCGGTCAGCAGCCGCGTGGGCGGGCGCCCGCGATCATCGCCGAGGCGCTCGGCCGCAAGCTGGGCCGGACCGTCACGATCGACGAGATCGGCATGGCGAACGGCAAGAACCTCGCCTCCGGCGTGGGCCTGCAGTTCTCGCCGACCGTTCTCGGGGCGATCGAGCAGGTCTGCGAGCTGTGGCGCAGCGACGTGGGGCGCCGGGACTTCCTGTCCGGCTCGTCCGTCGCGGCCTCCGCGCTCGTCGAGCCGAGCCGGGACTGGCTGATCTCCTCGCCGGACGCGCAGGTGTCGCGCTCGGCCGGACCGCGGGTCGGGCAGTCCGACGTGGCGGCCGTGAGCGCGATGACCCAGGCGCTGGTCGACCTCGACCACCAGTACGGCAGCGGACATGTGCGTCCGGTCGTCGTGCACTACCTGAACAGTGTCGTGTCGGGCCTGCTGGCGGGTTCGTACCGGGAAGCGGTCGGGCGTGAACTCTTCGCGGCGGTCGCGCGGTTGACGGAGCTCGCGGGCTACATGGCCGTCGACACCGGGCAGCCGGGGCTCGCGCAGCGGTACTACATCCAGGCGCTGCGGCTCGCGCAGGCGGCCGGTGACCGCGGATACGGCGGGTACGTGCTCGCCGCGTCCATGAGCCACCTGGCCGCGCAGCTCGGGAACCCGCGGGAGATCGCGCAGTTGGCGCGTGCGGCGCAGGAGGGGGCGCGCGGGCGGGTCACACCGCGCGCGGAGTCGATGTTCCACGCCGCGGAGGCCCGGGGCCACGCGTTGATGGGCGACGCGCGCTCCGCGCAGGCGGCGTCCGGGCGGGCCGTGTCGGCGCTGGAGCAGGCCGATCCGGAGGCCGGGGACGACCCGCGGTGGATCGCGCACTTCGACGAGGCCTACCTGGCCGACGAGTTGGCGCACTGCCACCGGGACCTGGGGCAGGCGGAGGCCGCCGCGCGGTGCGCGGAGGAGTCCCTCGCCGGGCACCCCGAGTCGCGCGCGAGGCGCCGCGCCATCGGGTACGTGCTGCTGGCGACCGCGCAGGTACAGAAGCGCGAGGTCGAGCAGGCCTGCCACACGGGCCTGCGCGCGGTCGAACTGCTCGGCACGCTGCGGTCGAACCGCGGCGCGGAGTACCTGGACGACCTCCAGCAGCGGCTGGATCCGTACCGGGACGAGCCCGTGGTGCGGGAGTTCGGGGCGCGCATGGACCTGCAGGCGGCGGCTTAG
- the purU gene encoding formyltetrahydrofolate deformylase, whose product MNEQSAPEQYVLTLSCPDKQGIVHAVSSYLFMTGCNIEDSQQFGDHDTGLFFMRVHFSAEPPVTVDKLRASFAAIGDSFQMDWQINRAEDKMRVVLMVSRFGHCLNDLLFRARSGALPVEIAAVVSNHTDFAELVASYHVPFHHIPVTKDNKPQAEARVLELVRELDVELVVLARYMQVLSDDLCKQLSGRIINIHHSFLPSFKGAKPYHQAHARGVKLIGATAHYVTADLDEGPIIEQEVERVKHQVTPEQLVAVGRDVECQALARAVKWHAERRIMLNGRRTVVFD is encoded by the coding sequence ATGAACGAGCAGTCCGCGCCCGAGCAGTACGTCCTCACGCTTTCCTGCCCCGACAAGCAGGGCATCGTGCACGCCGTGTCGAGTTATCTCTTCATGACCGGGTGCAACATCGAGGACAGTCAGCAGTTCGGTGACCACGACACGGGCCTGTTCTTCATGCGGGTCCACTTCTCGGCGGAGCCGCCGGTGACGGTGGACAAGCTGCGCGCGAGCTTCGCGGCGATCGGTGACTCCTTCCAGATGGACTGGCAGATCAACCGGGCCGAGGACAAGATGCGGGTCGTGCTGATGGTCAGCAGGTTCGGGCACTGCCTGAACGATCTGCTGTTCCGGGCGCGCAGCGGGGCGTTGCCGGTCGAGATCGCGGCCGTGGTGTCCAATCACACGGACTTCGCCGAACTCGTGGCTTCGTACCACGTGCCGTTCCACCACATTCCGGTCACCAAGGACAACAAGCCGCAGGCCGAGGCGCGGGTGCTGGAGCTGGTGCGGGAGCTGGACGTCGAACTGGTGGTGCTGGCGCGGTACATGCAGGTGCTCTCCGACGACCTCTGCAAGCAGCTGAGCGGACGGATCATCAACATCCACCACTCGTTCCTGCCCAGCTTCAAGGGCGCGAAGCCGTACCACCAGGCACACGCGCGTGGCGTGAAGCTGATCGGTGCCACCGCGCACTACGTGACGGCCGACCTCGACGAGGGGCCGATCATCGAGCAGGAGGTCGAGCGGGTGAAGCACCAGGTCACCCCGGAGCAGCTGGTCGCCGTGGGGCGTGACGTGGAGTGCCAGGCGCTGGCCCGGGCCGTGAAGTGGCACGCGGAGCGGCGGATCATGCTCAACGGCCGGCGGACCGTCGTCTTCGACTGA
- a CDS encoding alpha/beta fold hydrolase, producing MVRRIDVTGAGGVRLAAWEFADPPKSDPGRAGPAATRAGGARAGGIERTPGVLLLHGLMGRASHWAPTARWLSERHRAVALDQRGHGQSEKPPETEYTRGAYVEDAEAALEELGLAPAVLIGHAMGALTAWQLAARRPDLVCGLVICDMRASALGAASQREWEEWFKSWPVPFATLADVRKWFGEDDPWVERPNPSRGEFYAEVMAESEDGWRPVFEAEQMLKSRETWVYDAHWEELTQVQCPALVVRGLDGELGRAESQEMVRVLPNGQYAEVAEAGHLVHYDQPDAWRAAVEPFLDETLR from the coding sequence ATGGTGCGGCGCATCGACGTGACCGGGGCGGGCGGGGTACGCCTGGCCGCCTGGGAGTTCGCCGATCCTCCCAAGTCCGATCCGGGCAGGGCCGGCCCGGCCGCGACGAGGGCGGGCGGGGCGAGGGCGGGCGGCATCGAGCGCACCCCCGGCGTGCTGTTACTGCACGGGCTCATGGGCCGTGCCTCGCACTGGGCGCCCACCGCCCGCTGGCTCTCCGAGCGGCACCGGGCCGTCGCGCTCGACCAGCGGGGCCACGGACAGAGCGAGAAGCCGCCGGAGACGGAGTACACCCGCGGGGCGTACGTCGAGGACGCGGAGGCCGCCCTCGAAGAGCTGGGCCTCGCCCCGGCCGTCCTCATCGGCCACGCCATGGGCGCCCTGACGGCCTGGCAGCTCGCGGCCCGGCGCCCCGACCTCGTGTGCGGTCTGGTCATCTGCGACATGCGGGCCTCGGCGCTCGGGGCCGCCTCGCAGCGCGAGTGGGAGGAATGGTTCAAGTCCTGGCCGGTTCCGTTCGCCACGCTCGCGGACGTACGGAAGTGGTTCGGCGAGGACGACCCCTGGGTGGAGCGGCCGAACCCGTCGCGCGGGGAGTTCTACGCGGAGGTCATGGCCGAGTCCGAGGACGGCTGGCGTCCCGTCTTCGAGGCCGAGCAGATGCTCAAGTCCCGCGAGACCTGGGTGTACGACGCGCACTGGGAGGAGCTGACACAGGTCCAGTGCCCCGCCCTCGTCGTCCGCGGTCTCGACGGCGAGCTGGGCCGGGCCGAGTCCCAGGAGATGGTCCGCGTCCTGCCCAACGGCCAGTACGCGGAGGTGGCCGAGGCCGGTCATCTCGTCCACTACGACCAGCCGGACGCGTGGCGGGCGGCGGTGGAGCCGTTCCTGGACGAGACGCTCCGCTAG